Proteins encoded together in one Zonotrichia leucophrys gambelii isolate GWCS_2022_RI chromosome 1, RI_Zleu_2.0, whole genome shotgun sequence window:
- the CHD4 gene encoding chromodomain-helicase-DNA-binding protein 4 isoform X1: protein MASGIGSPSPCSGGSDDDEMEILLNNAIPQHPEPEEEPEEELLSEADTPKIKKKKKPKKLKEPKVPKLSKRQKKELGDSSGEGNEFVEEEEEVLRSDSEGSDYTPGKKKKKKLGPKKEKKNKAKRKEEEEEEEEDDDSKEPKSSAQLLEDWGMEDIDHIFTEEDYRTLTNYKAFSQFVRPLIAAKNPKIAVSKMMMVLGAKWREFSTNNPFKGSSGASVAAAAAAAVAVVESMVTNVDAVLPQPPVDVPLRKAKTKEGKGPNARRKPKASPRIPDIKKPKTKKVAPLKIKLGGFGSKRKRSSSEDDDLDVESDFDDASINSYSVSDGSTSRSSRSRKKLKAGKKKKKGEEDSTVAVDGYETDHQDYCEVCQQGGEIILCDTCPRAYHMVCLDPDMEKAPEGKWSCPHCEKEGIQWEAKEDNSEGEEILEDVVGDAEEEDDHHMEFCRVCKDGGELLCCDACPSSYHIHCLNPPLPEIPNGEWLCPRCTCPALKGKVQKILIWKWGQPPVGPAPPRPPDADPNAPPPKPLEGRPERQFFVKWQGMSYWHCSWVSELQLELHCQVMFRNYQRKNDMDEPPSGDFGGEEEKSRKRKNKDPKYAEMEERFYRYGIKPEWMMIHRILNHSVDKKGNVHYLIKWRDLPYDQASWESEDVDIQDYDLYKQAYWNHRELMRGEEGRPGKKLKKVKMRKLERPPETPTVDPTVKYDRQPEYLDVTGGTLHPYQLEGLNWLRFSWAQGTDTILADEMGLGKTVQTAVFLYSLYKEGHSKGPFLVSAPLSTIINWEREFEMWAPDMYVVTYVGDKDSRAIIRENEFTFEDNAIRGGKKASRMKKEAAVKFHVLLTSYELITIDMAILGSIDWACLIVDEAHRLKNNQSKFFRVLNGYSLQHKLLLTGTPLQNNLEELFHLLNFLTPERFHNLEGFLEEFADIAKEDQIKKLHDMLGPHMLRRLKADVFKNMPSKTELIVRVELSPMQKKYYKYILTRNFEALNARGGGNQVSLLNVVMDLKKCCNHPYLFPVAAMEAPKMPNGMYDGSALIRASGKLLLLQKMLKNLKEGGHRVLIFSQMTKMLDLLEDFLEHEGYKYERIDGGITGNMRQEAIDRFNAPGAQQFCFLLSTRAGGLGINLATADTVIIYDSDWNPHNDIQAFSRAHRIGQNKKVMIYRFVTRASVEERITQVAKKKMMLTHLVVRPGLGSKTGSMSKQELDDILKFGTEELFKDEATEGGDNKEGEDSSVIHYDDKAIERLLDRNQDETEDTELQGMNEYLSSFKVAQYVVREEEMGEEEEVEREIIKQEESVDPDYWEKLLRHHYEQQQEDLARNLGKGKRIRKQVNYNDGSQEDRGSRAVFLSDWQDDQSDNQSDYSVASEEGDEDFDERSEAARRPSRKGLRNDKDKPLPPLLARVGGNIEVLGFNARQRKAFLNAIMRYGMPPQDAFTTQWLVRDLRGKSEKEFKAYVSLFMRHLCEPGADGAETFADGVPREGLSRQHVLTRIGVMSLIRKKVQEFEHVNGRWSMPELAEIEENKKLSQPSSPSPKTPTPSTPGDTQPNTPAPVPPPEDGVKVEEGASAKEQGEPSEPEKELSASATETEAPMEQCAQPVETPPQEAKSPVNSTEADEKKVEETEVKERPDEPMEVESKADVEKVEDRAATENPPDPPIITLDEKDEKKDDDKRDVVMLQNGEMLKESVDERHKKAVKQRFMFNIADGGFTELHSLWQNEERAATVTKKTYEIWHRRHDYWLLAGIINHGYARWQDIQNDPRYAILNEPFKGEMNRGNFLEIKNKFLARRFKLLEQALVIEEQLRRAAYLNMSEDPSHPSMALNTRFAEVECLAESHQHLSKESMAGNKPANAVLHKVLKQLEELLSDMKADVTRLPATIARIPPVAVRLQMSERNILSRLANRSSEPPPPPPPQQVRTRSGGPAAVSSWPSAVDLSAKLK, encoded by the exons ATGGCTTCGGGCATCGGATCTCCATCACCATGCTCAGGGGGCAGTGATGACGATGAGATGGAGATCCTGTTGAACAACGCTATCCCCCAGCATCCAG AACCTGAAGAAGAGCCAGAAGAAGAGCTACTGTCAGAGGCTGACACTCCCAAAatcaagaagaagaagaagcccAAGAAACTGAAGGAACCCAAAGTTCCTAAGCTCAGCAAGCGTCAGAAGAAGGAG ctgGGGGACAGCTCTGGTGAGGGGAATGAGTTtgtggaggaagaagaagaggttCTGCGCTCTGACAGTGAGGGCAGTGATTATACCcctgggaagaagaaaaagaagaaattaggacccaagaaggaaaagaaaaacaaagccaagcgcaaggaggaggaggaagaggaggaagaagatgaTGACTCAAAG GAGCCAAAGTCATCTGCTCAGCTTCTGGAAGACTGGGGCATGGAGGATATTGATCACATCTTCACAGAGGAGGATTACCGCACACTCACCAACTACAAAGCTTTCAGCCAGTTTGTCAG GCCACTTATTGCAGCCAAGAACCCTAAAATAGCAGTGTCGAAGATGATGATGGTCCTGGGAGCCAAATGGAGGGAGTTTAGCACCAACAACCCCTTCAAGGGAAGTTCAGGTGCatctgtggcagctgctgcagctgcagccgttGCAGTAGTTGAGAGTATGGTGACAAACGTGGATGCTGTCCTGCCGCAGCCCCCTGTAGATGTGCCACTCAGGAAAGCCAAGACAAAGGAGGGCAAAG GACCCAATGCCCGGCGGAAGCCAAAGGCCAGTCCTCGTATTCCTGATATCAAGAAACCTAAAACAaagaaggtggcaccactgAAAATCAAACTGGGAGGATTTGGTTCCAAGCGTAAAAGATCATCA AGTGAAGATGATGATCTGGATGTGGAGTCAGACTTTGATGATGCCAGCATCAACAGCTACTCTGTGTCAGACGGATCTACCAGCCGTAGTAGCCGCAGTCGCAAAAAACTCAAGgctgggaagaagaaaaagaaag gtgaggaggaCTCCACCGTGGCTGTGGATGGCTACGAGACTGATCACCAGGACTACTGTGAGGtgtgccagcagggaggagaaattatattGTGTGATACCTGCCCTCGTGCCTACCACATGGTTTGCCTGGACCCCGACATGGAGAAAGCTCCAGAGGGCAAATGGAGCTGCCCACACTGT gaaaaagagggCATTCAGTGGGAAGCAAAGGAGGATAACTCTGAAGGTGAGGAAATCCTGGAGGATGTAGTGGGAGatgctgaggaagaggatgacCACCATATGGAGTTCTGTAGAGTCTGCAAGGATGgaggagagctgctgtgctgtgatgcCTGTCCTTCATCCTATCACATCCACTGTCTGAATCCCCCTCTGCCTGAGATTCCCAATGGAGAATGGCTGTGTCCTCGCTGCACT tgcccagctttGAAAGGAAAGGTGCAGAAGATCTTGATCTGGAAATGGGGTCAGCCCCCAGTGGGCCCTGCACCACCACGTCCACCCGACGCAGACCCCAATGCTCCACCACCAAAGCCTCTGGAGGGTCGGCCTGAGAGGCAGTTCTTTGTCAAATGGCAGGGCATGTCCTACTGGCACTGCTCCTGGGTGTCTGAGTTGCAG CTGGAGTTGCACTGCCAGGTCATGTTTCGTAACTACCAACGCAAAAATGATATGGATGAGCCTCCCTCGGGAGACTTTGgaggggaagaagagaaaagccgaaagagaaaaaacaaggaCCCCAAATATGCTGAGATGGAAGAGCGTTTCTATCGATATGGAATCAAGCCAGAATGGATGATGATCCACAGGATCCTTAATCATAG TGTGGATAAGAAGGGGAATGTCCACTATTTGATTAAATGGAGAGACCTGCCCTATGACCAGGCATCCTGGGAAAGTGAAGATGTGGATATTCAAGATTATGACCTCTACAAGCAAGCCTACTGGAATCACAG GGAGCTGATGCGAGGTGAAGAGGGCAGGCCTGGTAAGAAGTTAAAGAAAGTGAAGATGCGGAAACTGGAGAGGCCCCCTGAGACTCCCACAGTAGAT CCAACAGTGAAATATGACCGGCAACCGGAGTACCTCGATGTAACAGGGGGGACCTTGCATCCCTACCAGCTGGAAGGGCTGAATTGGCTGCGCTTCTCTTGGGCCCAGGGCACAGATACAATCTTGGCTGATGAGATGGGTCTGGGAAAGACTGTGCAGACAGCAGTGTTCCTGTATTCCTTATACAAAGAG GGACACTCCAAGGGTCCCTTCTTGGTGAGTGCACCACTGTCCACAATCATCAACTGGGAACGAGAATTTGAGATGTGGGCCCCAGACATGTATGTGGTGACCTACGTCGGGGACAAAGACAGCCGGGCCATCATCCGTGAGAATGAGTTCACTTTTGAGGATAATGCCATACGTGGAGGCAAAAAAGCATCCAGAATGAAG aagGAGGCTGCTGTCAAGTTCCATGTGCTTCTCACCTCCTATGAATTGATCACCATTGATATGGCCATACTAGGCTCTATTGACTGGGCCTGTCTCATTGTGGATGAAGCTCACAGACTGAAGAACAACCAGTCTAAG TTCTTCCGTGTGCTGAATGGTTACTCCCTCCAGCACAAGCTGCTGCTTACAGGAACTCCCCTGCAGAACAACCTGGAGGAACTGTTCCACCTGCTGAACTTCCTGACGCCTGAGAGATTCCA TAACTTGGAGGGCTTCCTAGAAGAGTTTGCGGATATTGCCAAGGAAGATCAGATCAAGAAGCTGCACGACATGCTGGGCCCGCATATGCTGAGGCGTCTCAAGGCTGATGTGTTCAAGAATATGCCATCTAAGACTGAGCTCATTGTCAGAGTGGAGCTGAGTCCCATGCAGAA gaaatattataaatacattttgaCAAGAAACTTTGAGGCACTGAATGCACGGGGTGGTGGTAACCAAGTCTCATTGCTCAATGTTGTTATGGATCTGAAGAAGTGCTGTAACCACCCCTACCTctttcctgtggctgctatg gaagCTCCAAAAATGCCAAATGGCATGTATGATGGTAGTGCACTTATTCGAGCCTCTGGAAAGCTGTTGCTGCTCCAGAAGATGTTAAAGAACCTGAAGGAAGGAGGTCACAGGGTGCTCATATTCTCTCAG ATGACTAAAATGTTGGACCTTCTCGAAGATTTTTTGGAACACGAAGGATACAAATACGAGCGGATTGATGGAGGGATCACAGGGAACATGCGTCAGGAGGCTATTGATCGCTTCAATG ctcctggagctcagcagttctgttttctgctttcaacTCGAGCTGGGGGTCTTGGTATTAACTTGGCCACAGCAGATACTGTGATTATCTATGATTCAGACTGGAACCCCCACAATGATATCCAG GCCTTCAGCCGTGCACACAGAATTGGACAGAACAAGAAGGTGATGATATATCGCTTTGTGACAAGGGCCTCCGTGGAGGAGCGTATCACTCAGGTGGCCAAGAAGAAAATGATGCTCACTCACCTGGTAGTGAGGCCAGGGTTGGGCTCCAAGACAGGCTCCATGTCCAAGCAGGAGCTTGATGACATTCTCAAATTTGGCACTGAAGAGCTCTTCAAGGATGAAGCTACTGAGGGGG GGGATAACAAAGAAGGTGAGGACAGTAGCGTCATCCACTACGATGACAAAGCAATTGAGCGTCTGTTGGATCGGAACCAGGATGAAACAGAAGATACAGAACTTCAGGGCATGAATGAATATCTCAGCTCCTTCAAGGTGGCCCAGTATGTGGTTCGTGAGGAGGAGATGGGG gaggaagaggaggttgAACGGGAAATTATCAAGCAGGAGGAATCAGTAGATCCTGATTACTGGGAGAAGCTGCTCCGTCATCATTATGAGCAACAGCAGGAGGATCTGGCCAGGAATCTGGGCAAGGGCAAACGTATCCGCAAGCAAGTGAACTACAACGATGGCTCGCAGGAGGATAGAG GCTCACgtgctgtttttctttcagactgGCAGGATGACCAGTCAGATAATCAGTCAGATTATTCAGTTGCTTCTGAAGAAGGGGATGAGGACTTTGATGAGAGATCTGAAG CAGCTCGTCGGCCTAGCCGCAAGGGCCTGAGAAACGACAAGGATAAGCCTCTGCCTCCATTACTGGCCCGTGTGGGAGGGAACATAGAG GTGCTGGGTTTCAACGCTCGCCAGCGGAAAGCCTTCCTCAATGCTATCATGCGCTATGGAATGCCACCTCAGGATGCCTTCACCACTCAGTGGCTTGTTCGGGACCTCCGTGGCAAGTCAGAGAAGGAGTTCAA GGCCTATGTCTCGCTGTTCATGCGCCATTTATGTGAACCTGGAGCTGATGGTGCCGAGACCTTTGCAGATGGGGTCCCACGGGAAGGCCTTTCTCGGCAGCACGTCCTGACTCGCATTGGGGTCATGTCGCTTATACGCAAAAAG GTGCAGGAATTTGAGCATGTGAATGGCCGCTGGAGTATGCCAGAACTGGCAGAGATAGAGGAGAACAAGAAACTTtcacagcccagctcacccTCTCCCAAAACTCCAACTCCTTCGACACCAGGGGATACACAGCCGAACACACCGGCCCCTGTTCCTCCCCCTG AAGATGGAGTAAAAGTAGAAGAAGGAGCTAGTGCTAAGGAGCAAGGAGAGCCTTCTGAACCAGAGAAGGAACTCAGTGCCTCTGCTACTGAAACAGAGGCCCCTATGGAG CAGTGTGCTCAGCCTGTGGAGACACCACCCCAGGAAGCAAAATCCCCAGTGAACTCCACAgaagcagatgaaaaaaaagtagagGAAACAGAAGTGAAGGAAAGACCAGATGAACCAATGGAAGTAGAAAGCAAAG CTGATGTGGAGAAAGTGGAAGACAGAGCAGCTACTGAGAATCCTCCTGACCCTCCCATAATCACTCTGGATGAGAAAG ATGAGAAAAAGGATGATGATAAGAGAGATGTGGTGATGCTGCAGAACGGAGAGATGCTGAAAGAGTCAGTAGATGAAAGGCACAAGAAGGCAGTAAAGCAGCGCTTCATGTTCAACATAGCAGATGGTGGTTTCACTG AACTACACTCCCTCTGGCAGAATGAGGAGCGGGCTGCCACTGTCACCAAGAAGACCTATGAGATCTGGCATCGGCGTCACGACTACTGGCTCCTAGCTGGGATTATCAA TCATGGCTATGCCCGTTGGCAGGATATTCAGAATGATCCACGTTACGCCATCCTCAATGAACCCTTCAAGGGTGAGATGAACAGGGGTAACTTCCTGGAAATAAAGAATAAGTTTTTGGCAAGGAGATTTAAG ctcctggagcaagCGCTGGTGATCGAGGAGCAGTTGCGGCGAGCTGCCTATCTGAACATGTCCGAAGACCCATCTCACCCCTCCATGGCTCTGAACACGCGTTTTGCAGAGGTGGAATGCCTGGCTGAGAGCCACCAGCACCTATCCAAGGAATCAATGGCAGGGAATAAACCAGCCAATGCCGTGCTGCACAAAG TTCtgaagcagctggaggagctttTGAGTGACATGAAGGCCGATGTGACCCGCCTGCCCGCCACCATTGCCCGCATCCCCCCCGTGGCAGTGCGCCTCCAGATGTCGGAGCGCAACATCCTCAGCCGCCTGGCCAACCGCAGCAGCgagcccccgccgccgcccccgccccaaCAAGTACGTACCCGCTCTG GTGGCCCAGCAGCAGTGAGTTCCTGGCCCAGTGCTGTTGACCTTTCGGCCAAGCTGAAGTGA